In Theileria annulata chromosome 3, complete sequence, *** SEQUENCING IN PROGRESS ***, the sequence ttaattaaaaaacaatCAATTAAcgaaaaataaaaacacTGGGAAAAGGTAATaaaaaaaacaaaatataggaatagttttaaagaagtttaaataaatataaagaaattaaaatttaatataaataacgAAGCAAACattgtattaaaataaatagaatCTTATAAAATCGTTCAGTACAAAACAACCACATAAGAAGCAATAAAATTGAGaatgtttatttttgtCGATTTGTTATATTGATACTAAACTCTTAAAGTATGGatagtttaaatatttatatacattttttagttattaGGTTTTggttataataaatttaaatggaCCATCTTAGTGTTCCTATAAACGATATTTCTAGTTCGGATGTGACTCCAGAAAGGAATTCAAAACACGACCTGGAAGAGATTATTTCTAAAACAGatataaaacaaaatcATGGATACAAATATAAGGTTTATGCATTTGTTATTATAGcattattacaaatttttgtaaattatgataATGGAGCTGTTCCAGTTATGCTTATCTGGATTCAAGAACCATTCAATTTTAGTAGTACAGAACTGGGCGTAATGGGTTCTCTACCATATGTTGGATATCTCATAATATCTCCATTTGTGccatatatatttctaaaattcAGTACAAAAAAGTCAATTACTATTTCACTAGTATTCAACTTGATATCACTATCAATATTTGCACTTGCAATAAACAAATGTATGTTTTTTGtttctaaattttgtattgGTGCATCTCAAgcattattttttatatactatcCTATATGGGTTGATACATTTGCTCCAAAATATCATAGGAATTTGTGGATGTCAATAATACAAGGTGGTATAGTTATTGGTATGACTTCCGGATATGTTGCTTCATCTTTATTCTCTTTCTCAGGGGATTGGGGTTGGAGATACAGTATGCTCACTCAGATTTTATGTGAATTAGTTCTAGTAgttttgttttattttattccaaAGGAATTTGTTAACTTTGATCCTTCTAGGGATGAACATTTGGATTTTGATCTTTGTACTTgtaataaatctaatttattatcagatttaaatgataattttgGTAATTTACATGTGATTTCTGAATATCCCcctaatttattaactgATTCTAAATCAAATCTTCTGGAAAACAAAATTGATGTACCTGAGGTTTATATTGATACGAAAAAAACATTCATTAAGGATATAAACATTTGCTCAGACCATGATTCTGAAACTGGAAGTATTACTACTAAAAAAATACGTAACCCTATTTTTTACTTGGAGAATTTTGCTGGAAGTAGTGtagaatttaatttaaagCGTTGCAAGAGCGTTGACTTTATATCAAAAGTATCATCACTAGGAATTAGTAACAATATTGAAAGAGTCTATTCAACTATTGATAGCTCTACAAACAAACCCGAATATTCTAAATGCAGTAAATGTTTCATAAacaatgttaaattatatcaagAAACCAACAACGTAAAAAAACTCTCAGTATGGtccaaatttaaattattaattaaacaacatgtatatattttaacttGTATTGCAATATCAGCATTATATTTTGAGGTTACAGGAATCTATTTTTGGATGACAAAAATAGGAGTAAC encodes:
- a CDS encoding integral membrane protein family I, putative (note;~Tap-24g11.q1c.cand.130 - score = 17.59;~12 probable transmembrane helices predicted for TA04000 by TMHMM2.0 at aa 47-69, 84-106, 113-132, 136-158, 170-189, 199-221, 411-433, 448-470, 483-505, 510-532, 545-567 and 577-599) codes for the protein MDHLSVPINDISSSDVTPERNSKHDLEEIISKTDIKQNHGYKYKVYAFVIIALLQIFVNYDNGAVPVMLIWIQEPFNFSSTELGVMGSLPYVGYLIISPFVPYIFLKFSTKKSITISLVFNLISLSIFALAINKCMFFVSKFCIGASQALFFIYYPIWVDTFAPKYHRNLWMSIIQGGIVIGMTSGYVASSLFSFSGDWGWRYSMLTQILCELVLVVLFYFIPKEFVNFDPSRDEHLDFDLCTCNKSNLLSDLNDNFGNLHVISEYPPNLLTDSKSNLLENKIDVPEVYIDTKKTFIKDINICSDHDSETGSITTKKIRNPIFYLENFAGSSVEFNLKRCKSVDFISKVSSLGISNNIERVYSTIDSSTNKPEYSKCSKCFINNVKLYQETNNVKKLSVWSKFKLLIKQHVYILTCIAISALYFEVTGIYFWMTKIGVTHLMVKEKFVHIIFSIEIITGPVIGIISGSYLIDQIIYHYPQHPLLVDFVLILYASFALLVGIILILIQNAMTFSICIFIILFTGASMVPTLTLQSVAYLPYNLKPAGASFFMCQYQIFGFMFGTIMPGIAMDIFKNYTYSLIIIYLSGSIGLLALIWILYVKSNLIKKSSKGVKLPISNQ